The proteins below come from a single Mustela erminea isolate mMusErm1 chromosome 14, mMusErm1.Pri, whole genome shotgun sequence genomic window:
- the PHYHIPL gene encoding LOW QUALITY PROTEIN: phytanoyl-CoA hydroxylase-interacting protein-like (The sequence of the model RefSeq protein was modified relative to this genomic sequence to represent the inferred CDS: deleted 1 base in 1 codon) has translation MEVPRLDHTLNSPTSPCEEVIKNLSLEAIQLCDRDGNKSQDSGIAEMEELPVPHNIKISNITCDSFKISWEMDSKSKDRITHYFIDLNKKENKNSNKFKHKDVPTKLVAKAVPLPMTVRGHWFLSPRTEYTVAVQTASKQVDGDYVVSEWSEIIEFCTADYSKVHLTQLLEKAEVIAGRMLKFTVFYRNQHKEYFDYIREHHGNAMQPSVKDNSGSHGSPISGKLEGIFFSCSTEFNTGKPPQDSPYGRYRFEIAAEKLFNPNTNLYFGDFYCMYTAYHYVILVIAPVGSPGDEFCKQRLPQLNSKDNKFLTCTEEDGVLVYHHAQDVILEVIYTDPVDLSLGTVAEITGHQLMSLSTANAKKDPSCKTCNISVGR, from the exons GAAACAAATCACAAGACAGTGGCATAGCAGAGATGGAAGAACTTCCTGTACCACATAACATTAAAATAAGCAATATTACATGTGACTCATTCAAGATTTCATGGGAAATGGATTCAAAGTCAAAGGACCGTATTACACACTATTTCATTGACCTCaataagaaagagaacaagaactCCAATAAATTTAAACACAAG gATGTTCCAACTAAATTGGTGGCAAAAGCTGTTCCTTTGCCCATGACTGTCCGTGGACACTGGTTTTTGAGCCCAAGAACTGAATATACAGTAGCAGTGCAGACTGCCTCAAAACAGGTTGATGGTGATTATGTTGTGTCTGAATGGAGTGAAATTATAGAATTCTGCACAGCAG acTATTCAAAAGTTCATCTAACACAGCTATTGGAGAAGGCTGAAGTGATTGCAGGACGGATGCTTAAATTTACTGTTTTCTATCGTAACCAACACAAAGAATATTTTGACTATATTCg AGAACATCATGGGAATGCTATGCAACCATCTGTCAAGGATAACAGTGGTAGCCATGGCTCTCCAATCAGTGGTAAATTAGAAGGCATCTTCTTCAGCTGCAGCACTGAATTCAATACTGGGAAGCCACCCCAGGATTCACCTTATGGAAGATACAGGTTTGAGATTGCAGCAGAAAAACTTTTTAACCCCAATACTAACTTATACTTTGGGGACTTCTACTGTATGTACACTGCTTATCATTATGTGATTCTTGTTATTGCCCCTGTGGGATCACCAGGAGATGAATTTTGTAAGCAGCGCCTTCCTCAACTAAATTCCAAGGATAATAAATTTTTGACCTGCACGGAAGAAGATGGGGTGCTGGTTTACCACCATGCCCAGGATGTCATTTTAGAAGTCATTTATACTGACCCTGTGGATCTTTCTCTGGGCACTGTAGCAGAAATCACTGGTCATCAGCTCATGAGTTTGTCTACTGCAAATGCAAAGAAAGATCCCAGCTGCAAAACCTGTAATATCAGTGTTGGACGTTAA